The DNA window CTCCACTCATACGTTAACAATATCAATACCCATGAAGGAGGAACGCACCTGGCCGGGTTCAGGAGAGCATTGACCAGGACGCTGAAAAAATATGCTGATGATCTTGGGATCCCGCAGAAAGAAAAAGTGGACATTACCGGTGATGACTTCCGTGAAGGATTAACAGCTGTGATCTCCGTGAAAGTTATGGAACCCCAGTTTGAGGGACAGACCAAAACCAAATTAGGGAACTCCGAAGTTTCCGGTGCGGTAGATAAAATTGTGGGCGAAATGCTTTCCAACTTCCTGGAGGAAAACCCGTCTGAAGCTAAACTGATTGTACAGAAGGTGGTATTGGCAGCCAAAGCAAGGCAGGCGGCTAAAAAAGCGCGTGAAATGGTTCAGAGAAAATCCCCGATGGGAGGTTCCGGACTTCCGGGTAAGCTTTCCGATTGTTCTTCCAAAGATCCTGCTATCTCCGAACTCTTCCTGGTAGAGGGAGATTCCGCAGGAGGAACGGCCAAACAGGGTAGGGACAGGCACTTTCAGGCCATCCTTCCATTGAGAGGTAAGATTCTGAACGTGGAAAAATCAATGCTTCACAAAGTATATGATAACGAAGAAATCAAAAATATCTATACCGCTCTCGGTGTTTCCGTAGGAACCGAAGAAGACAGTAAAGCGTTGAATATGGCCAAATTAAGATATCACAAAGTTGTCATCATGACCGATGCCGATATCGACGGTTCGCACATTTCAACATTGATCCTTACCTTCTTCTTCAGATATATGAAAGAACTTATTGAGAACGGATATATCTATATCGCTCAGCCGCCATTATACCTGCTAAAGAGAGGAAATAAAAAAGTATACGCGTATAATGAAAAAGAGCGTGAGGAATTCACTCTTGAAATGGCTCCGGACGGAAAAGGAGTAGAAGTTCAGCGTTACAAAGGTCTCGGAGAGATGAATCCTGAGCAGCTATGGGAAACCACGCTGAATCCTGAACACAGGATCCTGAAGCAGGTAACCATTGATAATGCCGTGGAAGCGGACAGTATCTTCTCCATGCTGATGGGGGATGAAGTTCCGCCAAGAAGGGAATTCATTGAGAAAAATGCAAAATATGCCAACATCGATGCTTAATCGATAGCGGAATATAAATGATAGGAGCCTCCTTAACCGGAGGCTTTTTTTGTGATGAAAAATTAATTTTCCAGTTCATAGATATTTCATTACTTTTGGAAAATTTTAGTAACTATGATGAAAATATTTTGTATCGGAGCGCTTTCTATTGCTTCTTTACATTTCGCTCAGAATTATCCCGCTTCAGCCATTCCTGAACCTTTAAAAAAAAATGCCAACCTGGTCATCCGTAAAGACCTGACCACCCTCCAGATCAACAGCGTGGATGAAATCCGGTACCAGTACCAGAAAGTAAGAACGGTGATGAATAAGGATGGTAAAGACCAGGCCACTCCTGTCATTGCCTATCAGAAAGGAGACCAGATTTCAGATGTTAAAGTAACGATCTATGATGAAGCCGGCAAGAAAATAAAATCATACTCTAAATCAGACTTTGGCGATTTTGCCAATACTCCCGACGGGATTTTCTACTCGGATGACCGTTTCATGTCACTGCCCTATACTCCGACACAATATCCTTATACCATAGAGTTTTCTTATCAGCTCAAAGACCAGAATACGGTTTTCATTCAGGATTTTGTCCCGTTTTCCATCACCAATACTTCGGTGGAAAGCAAAGAGCTGAGAGTCATCAACAATTCAGGGATAGAGCTTAAAACCAAAACCTATCCTTCAAAATACAATTATGCTGCGGTAACTGAAAGCGGAAGCAGTACAGATAAAGTCTATTCTTTTAAAGATGTCCCTGCGGTTGACGGTACTTTTTTAATGCCGCAGCCGGACAAAATTTTACCTAAGGTAAGCTTTGCCCTGACGAGGTTCAACCTGATGGGAAAACAGGGAAGCATCAGCAGCTGGAAAGATTTCGGGACTTGGTATTATAACAGCATCCTGCAGCCCGTTTCCACAATAACGCCTGCCGTTAAGGCTGAAGTGGCAGCATTGCATTTACAGGGCACTACAGAGGAGAAAGTAAAAAAACTGTATCAGTACATGCAGTCTAAAACACGGTATATTGCGGTCGCTTTAGGGATTGGAGGATGGCAGCCGATGCAGCCTGAAGAAGTATCCAAAAAAGGCTATGGTGATTGTAAAGGTCTTACGAATTACATGAAAGTATTGCTGGATGAGGCCGGGATCCCTTCAAATTACTGCGTGATCAACTCTGGAGACTCCCAGTTGACCTTTGATCCGGAATTCCCGAAAATGGGCGGAAACCACGCCATCCTTATGGTGCCTACTGAAAAGGGAAGCATCTGGCTGGAAAATACAAGCCAGATGATGGCATTCAATCATTTAAGCACATCCACAACAGACAGGAATGTGCTTTCAATCGGTAAGAATGGCATCGAGCTGATCAGCACGCCGGTGTATTCACCGGAGCAAAACAATGAAAAGCAGGTGCTGAAGATCAGGATCAACGAGGATAACAGCATTACCGGGGAAGGCCAATTCTCCTACACCGGCAATCAGTATGATTACAATGTCGCTTTCACCGGCCTTTCGCCGAAAGAGCGTAATGAAGCCATCAGGGACAGGCTGAGTGTTCTTAGTTTCGATAAAATTGAAATGAAGAACGTCATCAATGACAGGGATAATGCCGTTGCCCGGTACGAACTTGATTTCAAAGCAGGCAATTATTCCAAAACGGCCGGAAACAGCATGCTGTTCAGGGCAGTTCCTATTTTTACCAATGTCATCTATAAAAATGATGAAGCCAGAGAGCTCCCTTTTGAGCTTCAGCAGTCGTTTCAGGATGATTATGAGATTACATTTACGGTTCCTGCACAGTATAAGCTGGATGAAGTTCCTGAAAATGTCAGCTTCAATTCAGAATTTGGGAGTTACCAGCTGAATTTCGTGCGGAATGGTACCGAGCTTAAGGTGAACAGGAGCATCAGGATCAATAAAGGCATTTACCCGAAAGAAAAGTACAATGAGTACATCAACTTCAGGAAGAAAACATTAAAAAATGATAATTCAAAAATTCTAATTTCAAAAGCATAACCATGAAAAGAATACTGTGGGCGGCATTAGGCTCCCTTACGATGACCTACGTTCAGGCTCAGAAACATGAGTTCCTTAATCCTCCGAAATTCAATGATGCGGACCTGTCCAAACCCAAATCCCTGCTGGATGAGAATGCACCGGTGGAAGTATTGTACCGTTCTGCGCATTATAAGATGGATTCCCGTACCGGATATCTTTCCAAAAGTTATTTTTACCGGGTGAAAATTTACCGGAAAGATAAGGCTGAAGACTGGCTGAACCTTGAAATTCCTCTGTATCAGGGTAATGGAGGCAGCCAGGAAACCATCAGTAGGATCAAAGCATTCACCTATAACCTGGATAATGGAGTAAAGGTAGAGACTAAGGTGGAAAACAACTCCAAGTACAAAAGCAAGGAGAACAAAAATGTAACGGTAACAAAATTTGCATTTCCTAATGTAAAGGACGGCTCTGTCATCGAATACCAGTATACGGTGGAATCGCCGTTCGCCTATGCTATACCTGAATTCCTGATTGAGACGGATACACCTACCCTCTATACGGAATATGTACTGGACAATCCTATCAATATGTCCTATAATGTGAATTATACCGGGTCACTCAATCCAAAATACAGGGAAATCGCAGATAAAAACTTATACGGGATGGATTATAAGACGTACCGTTTCGCCTACGAGAACCTGAAGCCCTTCAAGGTGGAAAAATTCGTTAAAAACGACCATAATTACAGGACAAAAGTCAGCGCAGAGCTGCATTCCACCAATTTCAGCGAGCTTAAACTCTACTCTTCTTCATGGGATCAGATCCGGCAGAGGCTGTACGATGATGAGGACTTCGGCGGCGAGCTGAAAAAAAGCAGGTTTGCCAAAGATAATATGCCCGCCGGAGTGGCAGGCATGAAAAATGAGCTTGACAAGGCCAATGCCATATTCAGCTATGTACAGAAAACCTTTACCTGGAACAACAAACGGGGCATCTATACGGAAGACGGACTGAAAAAGATGCTGGAAACAAAGACCGGGAACGCTGCGGAAATCAACCTGTTCCTGGTGATGCTGATGCGCGAAGCCGGCATCAAAGCTGATCCTGTACTGATTTCCACCATCAATAACGGTATGATCAACCTGGTTTCTCCCAATGTCGCCAATATGAACCTGGTTATTGCAGCCATTGAGGTGAACGGAGCCATACATGTCTACGACGCTACCACGAAGCAATCATCCGTAGACCAGCTTCCGCCGAGAGACTGGAATGAATACGGTGTACTGATGGCCAAAGATAACGTAAAGCAGATCCGGATGATCAATGCCAAGCCAAGCTTTACCTATCTGACCACCAATGCAAAAATTAATACGGACGGAAGCATTTCAGGGAATTATACGGACAGGGATACAGGGACTTATGCCATGTATGCCAAAGAAAATTACGATGACAATCAGGAAAAGTACAAAAAGCAGTACAAGGAAAATTTTGCGATAGATTTCACAGGCATTACCTCTCAGGTATTGGAAAACGGTGATTTTGAAAGCAGCATGAGCTTTTCATCCGAGAACCTGATTGATAAAGTGGGCAAGAAAATCATCATTAACCCGTTGCTGTTCATGAATAAAAATTCAAATGAATTTGACCAGACCGATGAAAGGAAATACCAGATTGATTTTATTTCCCCGTTTACCAAAGTGAAGAAAATTACCTTGGAAATCCCGGAAGGGTATGCCATCGAGGAAATGCCGAAAAATAAGAAGATCGTCACTCAGGACAAGGAAATAGAATACAGCTATACAGCGGAGCAGAAAGGAAACATGCTGGAAGTAACGTCGGTGATGACGGTTAAGAGCGCAGACTATCCTAAAGAATATTATTCTGCATTCAAACAGATCTGGGGAACAGCTTCGAAAAGCGAAAACCAGGTTATCAGCCTGATCCGGAAATCATAACCAGGTACGTAGATTCACATTGTACGAAAACCTTTGAAATAATCTTAAAACCATTCATTTTTGAATGGTTTTTGCATGCATATCCAAAATAAAAGTTATGAAAAATATACTGGCAGCCATAACATTGGCTGCTCTATTTTCGGTTTCAGCGTGCAAAAAAAGCGAAACCTCAGGGACCTCCTCTGCAACAGAAAATTCCAAACCGGGCACGTTCAGGACAGATTCTGTAGCCATCAATGATTCCGTAAAGCTTGCGGATTCCCTGACTGTGCAGTATTCTGCTAAACTTCTGGTATTTCCTTCCTTACAGGATAAGACCTTGCTCGACAGTATCTATTTCAACAGAAAGGTGCTCAAAGATTTTTCTCAGAAAGGCCTTCAGGCTTATCTTGAAAAGGATAAGAATGGGTATTTCGATAAATTAAGGAAAGAAAGTAAAGAATACCTGTCGGATATCAGGTTCGGAGAGAAGTGGTATACGGATACATCCATGCACCTGAAATCCGTTAATAATGATTTCATGCATATCCAATATATGTGGGGGTCGTATGAAGGCGGTGCCCATGACAATTATGGTTTTTCAGAACGCGTTTTCGACCTTAAAAACAATAAAAAACTGGAGCTTAAGGATATTACCACCATGCCGGCAGGTAATCTTGAAGCTTTGCTGATGAAAAACATCAACAAAATCAACAGCGGAACCACAGACAATAAAGGGCAGGTGAACAATTCGGAGATGCTCCTCGTAGAGGTAATTCCTGCCACGGATAATTTTTATTTTGATGACAAAAACCTGTATTTCCATTACAGCCCGTATGAAATTGCAGCTTTTGCAGCCGGAGATATTACCATTCCGGTTTCCTGGCAGGAACTGGACAAAACTCTTACTCCTGCTTTCAGGGAAAGGATGAAATTTAAATGATATTTAATGCTTCCCTTACGGAAGCATTTTTTATTTTTGTGACCATGGAAAATGTCGCTTTCATCATCAATCCTTTTTCAGCCAAAGGAAATTACCAGCCGTTTCTCAATGCGCTGAAAGCTAAGGTTAAAGATCCCTTATACTATATTTCAGATTCCATTGCCGGGACCCATGATTTTATACAGGAACACTTCAGCCATGTGGATATTTTTGTCGCGGTAGGAGGGGACGGGACTATTTCCACCGTAGCACAGTACCTGATCGGTACTTCCAGGATCCTCGGAATTTTTCCTGCCGGTTCCGGAAACGGATTTTCAAATGAGACCAATTTCGGGAAAAACCTGGATGAGCTCATCGGTAAACTGCAGGCCGGGAAATCAAGGAAGATCGATACTTTTACGGTAAATGACAGGCTTTCCATCAATGTTTCTGGGACCGGCTTTGACGGAAAGGTGGTGAAGGAGTTTGAAAAAACCACGCGCGGCTTTACAAATTATATTAAAGTTTCCATGAAGACATTTTTCAGCTACAAGCCGATCAAGGTTAAATTTTTCGATGAGAAATACCGGCAGTACAACGGTAAGTACCTGATGCTGAACATTGCCAATACCCGACAGTTCGGGAATAAGGCCTATATTGCCCCGCAGGCAAGCAAAAGTGACGGGCTCGTGGATATGGTGCTGGTAAAAAAGTTTCCGTTCACCTATTCGCCGCTGTTTGCGTTCAGGATGTTTACCAAGAAGCTTAGGAATGATGATTATATTACCTATATTCCCGTTTCCGAGATCGAATTTAAGGTGAATACCAAAAACTGGCACCTGGACGGGGAATTCAACAAAATAAAATCTCCGGTACATGTGAAGGTCCAGCCGGCCAGCCTGAATATCCTGATCTGAGATTATAGGGTCTGATGAAGGGCAATGCGGTTTCCTTCGCTGTCTTCAAATTCTGCGACGGCAAAACCATGTTTTCTATTAACGGTTTTAGGATAAAGGATCTTCCCTCCTTTCTCCAGGACTTTTTCTAATGTAAGATCAATGTCTTGGGTCCTGAAATAAAGGATAACACCCTTTCGGGTCGGCTGGTAGACATCGCCTTTTGCCAATGCCCCGGAAATCCCGCTGCCGGTTTCTTCAAACGGGAACAGCAGCATTTCATAGTCATCAATCATTTCTTTTTCAAACCTGAAACCAAATACATGGCTGTAAAATTTCCGGGCCCTTTCCAGGTCTGTGACAGGAATTTCAAAATAGACCACCGGATTGTTTTCTTTTATCATCTTATGGTTGTTTTTTGTACAGGACATAAGCAGGATACCGGTCACGCATAACAGCTGCCTGATGTATTGATGCATTTCAATAGTAATTTAATGATGCCTCCGGTTTTTCATCAATTTTATGAGGGTCATTAAAGCAGTACTGTCACTGCTCTTTATCCAGTTGCTTCTCCCAATTCGCAACTACAACTGCCGCTACAGAGTTTCCGATCACATTCGTCAGCGCTCTGCATTTGCTCATGAATTTATCAATACCAAGCACCAGGTCAGTCCATTTTATGGTCTTGGTCAAAAATTTCTTTTGATATATTCCGCGTTATTTGCAGTCGGGATATTACCTAATAAGCTCAGGGATGATTATATCACCTATATTCGCGTTTCTGAGATTTGAATTTAAGATGAATACCAAAAACTGGAATCTTGACGGGGAATTTAACAAAATGAAATTACCGATTCATGTGAACGTACAGCCGTTAATTTTAAATATTTTAATATAGTTTTTTGCCGGACTATTTCCAGTAGTTTTTCATAAGATCCGCTACCCATATAGGCTGTTTGATCTCTGTTTTTGGCTGGAATTCCTTAAATACAGGTTTAATATCAAGTACAGGCGTTCCGTCAATAGCATCAAGAAACTTTACTTTGATAGTTCTATTATTGTGTTCCAGTAATTCCACTGTTGCAAGCCCTATTGTGTTCGGTCTGTCCTTTTTACGCTGCCCGAAAATACCTGTCATCGGATAATTTACATTACCTCTCGGATGGCCTGAAAAAACGATATCTTCTTTTTCTACCTTATCAAAATAATAAATAATTTCCAGATGGGAAAAGCTTGAAATGCTGTTAAAAGCTTCCGTAGGAATATGGTCTGCCAATTCAATTTCTGCAATGATGGTTTCCCAATTGTCATCGATTAGTTCCGTCCTGGAATTTTTTACCGTTGCTACAGGCTGAAGTGTAATTTCCATATATGATTTGATTATTACTATTTTATATTGATTTTTAGATTTCCAGTTTTTTCTCAACTTTACCCGGGTGATCCAGGCAGTATCGAAGTTATTCCTGATCCAGCTGCTTCTTCCAGTTGGCAACCATAACATTAGCTGCAGAATTTCCGATCGCATTTGTCAGTGCTCTGCATTTGCTCGTAAATTTATCAATACCAAGCATGAGGGCGTTCCATTTTATGGTTTTGGTAAAAAATTTCCTTTGACATATTCCGCATTACTTGCATTCCGGATGTTACCTAACAAGCTCAGTGATTATCATTACCCCACCTATATTCGCGTTTTTGAGATTGAATTTAAGATAATAAATACCAAAAACTGAAATTTAAACCGGGAATTTAATAAGATAAAATCTCCCACTCATCTAAAGGTACAGCCTTCTAGCCTTACTACCCTTAATTTAACATGAATTATTCACTGTAAACATTTTTGTTGTGCAGTTCCATCCATTTAGTAGGATCTGCAATATCGGTCCATCCAAATTGTCGGTACAGCCCGTGTGCATCTCCGGTAAGTAAAATCCATCTTCTCAGGCCTTGTAAATCAGGATGATTCATAATTGTTTCCATTAACCATTTAGAAAGTCCGTTTCCTCGATATTCTTCCAGGATATATACATCACCTAAATAGGCAATAGTAGAAAAATCAGAGATAATCCGGGCAAAACCTATTTGTTTTTCATTCAGATAAACTCCGAAGCACATGGAGTTTTGTATGGCAGCCTGTACTTTTGCTTTAGGAATATTTAAGCACCAATATGCTTTGGTTGATAGAAACTCATGTACAGCGTCAATATCCAGCCTTGATTTATCTGTAGAAATACAAAACTGGTCTTTATATAGGGCTATATTTTTCATGTACGTCATCTATTAGATTTCCAGTTTTTTCTCAACTTCATCCGGGTGATCCAGACAATACTGCAGCCACTCTTTATCAAGCTGTTTTTCCCAATTAGCTACGACAACCGTCGCTACGGAATTTCCGATCACATTCGTCAGCGCTCTGCATTCGCTCATAAATTTATCGATGCCCAGGATCAGGGTCATTCCTGCCAGGGGAATTTCAGGCACAACGGCTAGCGTTGCCGCTAAGGTAACGAATCCGGCTCCTGTTACGCCTGCTGCGCCTTTTGAGCTGAGCATCGCTACCAGAAGCAGCAGCAATTGTTTTTCCAATGGCAGGTGGATGTTCAGTGCTTGGGCAATAAACAGGGAGGCCAGCGTCATATAGATATTGGTGCCATCCAGGTTGAAGGAATAGCCGGTAGGAACAACCAGCCCTACAATAGCTTTCGAACAGCCTGCTTTTTCCAGTTTCTCCATGATTCCCGGCAAAGCGGATTCTGAAGAGCTGGTTCCCAGCACCAGCAAAAGCTCCTCTTTAAGGAAATACATCAGCTTAAAGATATTAAAGCCGTTATAAAGGGCGACCGAACCCAGCACGATCACTATAAACAGGATGGAAGTAATGTAGAATGTGCCCACCAGGAAAATAAGGTTCAGCACAGAATGAAGACCATATTTCCCAATGGTGAACGCCATAGCTCCGAAAGCCCCGATAGGCGCAAGCTTCATCAGCATATGCACGATCTTGAAGACCGGAGCAGACAGGTCCTGAAGGAATTCAGTGACTTTAGCGCTTTTTTCTTTCGTCAGGACCAGGGCCACACCCATAAGGATGGCTACCAAAAGGACCTGCAGTATGTTTTCACCAACCAGCGGACTAAACAGGGTTTCCGGGATAATATTCATGATGAAACCCGTGAGAGTAGATTCGTGTGCCTTCTGCTGGTACTGTGAAACATCCCCGGAAAGTGTGGCCGGATTAACATTCAGTCCATGTCCCGGCTGCAGCAGGTTGCCCACGACAAGTCCGATGATCAGTGCCAGGGTTGAGAATGTAATGAAATAGATCATTGCTTTCATGGCAATTCTCCCGACTTTCTTAAGATCGGTCATATGCGCAATCCCGAGGGTAAGGGTAATGAAAATCACCGGAGCAATGATCATTTTCACCAGCCGGATGAAACCGTCGCCCAAAGGCTTCATTTTTTCACCCAGTTCCGGGTAAAACCTCCCTAAAAGAATTCCTGCAATGATGGCGACAACAACCTGGAAATAGATCTGCCGGTAAAATTTCTTCGTCTTCAAAATCAATCTTTAAATGTTCAGAGCCGGAAATTAAGAAAATTAATCTGAAGTATGATAAAAGTCAGTAAAAGTTTCGGCGGGGCTGAAAGCCCCGCCGAAACATATAACGTCTAAAACGGTGTTAAAAACGACCAGTGATTGACTGTCATCATTCTATGGCTACGGAATCATCACCCCTGCCGTCCGCTACAGCCTGGATATTACCATTGTCATCCCGGGTGATCATTTCGGTTTTTCCGATCTGTTTGACTTTTTCAAAAGTGTAATTCTTAGCCTTTAATTCTGCTATGGTGCTTTCAGGGAAGTTTTCCTCCACCTTTATTGTTTCAGGCAGCCATTGCTGATGGAATTTCGGGGCATTAACGGAGATATTCGCGTTTTGCCTGAAATCAACCACATTGACAATCGATTGGTATACTGAAGTTGGAATCGTAGTTCCTCCGGGTGTACCCACAACCATATACGGTTTTCCGTTCTTAAGAAGGATTGTAGGCGTCATGGAGGAGAGCATTCTCTTGTTAGGCTGTATGGAATTGGCTTCACCACCTACAGCACCGAACATATTCGGTACACCGGGTTTAATGGAAAAGTCATCCATTTCATTGTTAAGGAAGAATCCGGCTCCGGATACCACGACCTTGCTGCCATAATAGCCGTTAAGCGTTGTGGTGACAGAAGCTGCATTGCCGTCTTTATCCAGCACGGAGATATGGGTTGTCTGCGTCGATTCTTTGGGCTGGGCAATGATCTTGCCAACTTCAGAGCTTGGGGTTGCCCTATCAAAGCTGAAGTTTTTCCACCGGCCCTTCAGGTACTCATCAGAGATCAGGTAATTGGTTTTATCCTGAATAAAATCCGGGTCACCCATATATTCGGCACGGTCTGCAAAAGCCCTTCGTTCCGCTTCTGCCATGATCTGTACAGCTTTTGTTGAGTTCTGCTGGTATTGCTCAAGGTTTTCAAAGCTTGCCATCCTGAGCATCTGGGCCAGGAGGAGCCCGCCGCTTGACGGCAGCGGCATGGAAACCACACGGTTGCCTTTATAATCGAATTCAAGCGCCTTTCTTTCTGCGACCTTATAGTTTTTAAGATCCTGCAGGGTGATAATCCCGTTGCCCTTCTTCATTTCCGCAACGATGAGGGCAGCCGTTTTACCTTCGTAAAAACCTTTGGCACCCAGTTTCTGGATCAGCTTTAACGTTTCCGCCAGCTCTTTCTGGATGAGGATGTCGCCTGCCTTCC is part of the Chryseobacterium camelliae genome and encodes:
- the ggt gene encoding gamma-glutamyltransferase; the protein is MKKMIIIGVLITQYFSAQYTDITIVKEVKVKNKGVVVSAHPLASEAGASILKMGGNAYDAAVATQYALAVVYPQAGNIGGGGFLVGVKNNGEKFTLDYRETAPLKASRDMYLDKSGKASTDLSQNGRLAVGIPGSVAGFFATLKYCRLPMEKIIQPSIDLAEKGFAVTEQEADMLNRHRDAFKKHNTTANAFVKDVPWKAGDILIQKELAETLKLIQKLGAKGFYEGKTAALIVAEMKKGNGIITLQDLKNYKVAERKALEFDYKGNRVVSMPLPSSGGLLLAQMLRMASFENLEQYQQNSTKAVQIMAEAERRAFADRAEYMGDPDFIQDKTNYLISDEYLKGRWKNFSFDRATPSSEVGKIIAQPKESTQTTHISVLDKDGNAASVTTTLNGYYGSKVVVSGAGFFLNNEMDDFSIKPGVPNMFGAVGGEANSIQPNKRMLSSMTPTILLKNGKPYMVVGTPGGTTIPTSVYQSIVNVVDFRQNANISVNAPKFHQQWLPETIKVEENFPESTIAELKAKNYTFEKVKQIGKTEMITRDDNGNIQAVADGRGDDSVAIE